Proteins encoded within one genomic window of Amycolatopsis sp. 2-15:
- the tyrS gene encoding tyrosine--tRNA ligase, protein MSEHILDELSWRGLIAQSTDIDALRRDLDQGPLTLYCGFDPTAPSLHAGNLVPLLMLKRFQRAGHRPIVLAGGATGMIGDPRDTGERTLNTLDVVAEWAGRIRGQLERFVEFDESPTGAVVENNLNWTGQQNVLEFLRDVGKHFSVNVMLNRETVKRRLESDGMSYTEFSYLLLQSQDYLQLYRQYGCTLQVGGSDQWGNLVGGVDLIRRVESGSAHALTAPLVTDAEGRKFGKSTGGGNLWLDPEMTSPYAWYQYFVNVGDADVIRYLRMFTFLTKDEIDALAEDTEQRPHLRAAQKRLAQEFTDLVHGEDQTRQVIAASQALFGRGELGELDAKTLDAAMAEVPTGKASDESTIVDLLLAGGLVDSKGAARRTVKEGGAYVNNVKIADEEWKPAASDALHGRWLVVRKGKRNIAGVSLGG, encoded by the coding sequence GTGAGTGAGCACATCCTTGACGAGCTGTCCTGGCGCGGCCTGATCGCGCAGTCCACCGACATCGACGCATTGCGGCGAGACCTCGACCAGGGACCCCTCACCCTCTATTGCGGCTTCGACCCGACCGCGCCCAGCCTGCACGCCGGCAACCTCGTCCCGCTGCTGATGCTCAAGCGCTTCCAGCGTGCCGGGCACCGGCCGATCGTGCTGGCCGGCGGCGCGACGGGCATGATCGGCGACCCGCGCGACACGGGGGAGCGCACGCTCAACACTCTCGACGTCGTCGCCGAGTGGGCCGGGCGCATCCGCGGGCAGTTGGAGCGGTTCGTCGAGTTCGACGAGTCGCCGACGGGCGCCGTGGTCGAGAACAACCTGAACTGGACCGGCCAGCAGAACGTGCTGGAGTTCCTGCGCGACGTCGGCAAGCACTTCTCGGTGAACGTGATGCTCAACCGGGAGACGGTGAAGCGCCGACTCGAATCCGACGGCATGTCCTACACCGAGTTCAGCTATCTGCTCCTGCAGTCACAGGACTACCTGCAGCTCTACCGCCAGTACGGCTGCACGTTGCAGGTCGGCGGCTCCGACCAGTGGGGCAACCTCGTCGGCGGGGTCGATCTGATCCGGCGGGTCGAGAGCGGGAGCGCGCACGCGCTGACGGCACCCCTGGTCACCGATGCCGAAGGCCGCAAGTTCGGCAAGTCCACCGGCGGCGGCAACCTGTGGCTCGACCCGGAGATGACCTCGCCGTACGCCTGGTACCAGTACTTCGTGAACGTCGGGGACGCCGACGTGATCCGCTACCTGCGCATGTTCACCTTCCTCACGAAGGACGAGATCGACGCGCTGGCCGAGGACACCGAGCAGCGGCCCCACCTGCGTGCGGCGCAGAAGCGGCTCGCGCAGGAGTTCACCGACCTCGTGCACGGCGAGGACCAGACGCGGCAGGTCATCGCGGCCAGCCAGGCGCTGTTCGGGCGCGGTGAGCTGGGTGAGCTCGACGCGAAGACGCTCGACGCGGCGATGGCCGAGGTCCCGACGGGTAAGGCGTCGGACGAGTCGACGATCGTCGATCTTCTGCTGGCCGGGGGACTGGTGGACAGCAAGGGCGCCGCGCGCCGCACTGTGAAGGAGGGCGGGGCGTACGTGAACAACGTGAAGATCGCCGACGAGGAGTGGAAGCCGGCCGCGTCCGACGCACTCCACGGGCGCTGGCTCGTGGTGCGGAAGGGCAAGCGGAACATCGCCGGCGTCAGCCTCGGCGGCTGA
- the steA gene encoding putative cytokinetic ring protein SteA — MKLTGLLARNHEALPGITGVARVDRRTRELLRRVSVGDVAVLDQLDLDRATADALVEAEVAAVVNASPSISGRFPNLGPEILLAAGIPLVDSVGGELLRTVKDGTKLRVHEGGVYVGERQIASGDEQTPESVADQMIEAKAGMSTQLEAFSANTIEFLRRERTLILDGVGVPDLRLPMRDRHVLVVAGGNGHAEDLKRLKKYIGEHRPVLVGVDAGADTLRAQGYTPDVIVGDPTGIGTATLRSGAEVVVPAQPDGHAAGVERIQDLGIGAVTFPASGNSEDLALLLADAHGASLVVTVGFQATLREFLDHGRSGSNPSTFLTRLKLGTKLVDGKAVATLHRSRVSLGAVALLVLAAVVVVVAALLVSDVGSVYLDWIQHTWTTFTTWVKGLFT; from the coding sequence ATGAAGCTCACCGGTCTGCTCGCGCGAAACCACGAAGCCCTCCCCGGCATCACCGGCGTCGCGCGGGTCGACCGCCGTACCCGGGAGCTGCTGCGCCGCGTCAGCGTCGGCGACGTGGCGGTGCTCGACCAGCTCGATCTCGACCGCGCGACGGCCGATGCGCTGGTGGAGGCCGAGGTCGCCGCCGTGGTGAACGCGTCGCCGTCGATCTCCGGCCGGTTCCCGAACCTGGGCCCGGAGATCCTGCTGGCCGCGGGCATCCCGCTCGTCGACTCGGTCGGCGGCGAGCTGCTGCGCACCGTCAAGGACGGCACGAAGCTGCGCGTGCACGAGGGGGGCGTCTACGTCGGGGAGCGGCAGATCGCCTCCGGCGACGAGCAGACGCCCGAGAGCGTCGCCGACCAGATGATCGAGGCCAAGGCCGGGATGTCGACGCAGCTGGAGGCGTTCTCGGCCAACACCATCGAGTTCCTCCGCCGCGAGCGCACGCTGATCCTCGACGGGGTCGGCGTGCCCGACCTGCGGCTGCCGATGCGCGACCGCCACGTGCTGGTGGTCGCGGGCGGCAACGGCCACGCCGAAGACCTCAAGCGGCTCAAGAAGTACATCGGGGAGCACCGGCCGGTGCTCGTCGGTGTCGACGCGGGCGCCGACACCCTGCGCGCGCAGGGCTACACGCCTGACGTGATCGTGGGCGACCCTACCGGCATCGGCACCGCGACCCTGCGCAGCGGCGCCGAGGTCGTGGTGCCCGCGCAGCCCGACGGCCACGCGGCCGGGGTCGAGCGCATCCAGGACCTGGGCATCGGCGCGGTCACGTTTCCCGCGTCGGGCAACTCCGAGGATCTCGCGCTGCTGCTGGCCGACGCCCATGGCGCGAGCCTCGTGGTCACCGTCGGGTTCCAGGCCACGCTGCGGGAGTTCCTCGACCACGGCCGGTCGGGCTCGAACCCGTCGACGTTCCTCACCCGGCTCAAGCTGGGCACAAAGCTGGTCGACGGCAAGGCCGTCGCGACGCTGCACCGCAGCCGGGTGTCCCTGGGCGCCGTCGCGCTGCTCGTCCTCGCCGCCGTCGTCGTGGTGGTCGCCGCGCTGCTGGTCTCCGACGTCGGCTCCGTCTATCTGGACTGGATCCAGCACACCTGGACCACGTTCACCACCTGGGTGAAGGGGCTCTTCACGTGA
- a CDS encoding NAD kinase — MTSEREVLLVAHPDRDHTREAAREVSARFTKAGIRLRVTDEEVRQLIDPDGCMDMPCTVVAPQDDPARGAELVFVLGGDGTLLRAAELARPAGVPVLGVNLGRVGFLAEADSDALADAVQRVVDREYQVEDRMTIDVTVTHGGVELYRTWALNEASVEKFSRERVLDALIEVDGRPVSSFGCDGVLCATPTGSTAYAFSAGGPIMWPDVEALLVVPSNAHALFARPLVVSPDSVITVGIDPSGHSAVLTCDGLRSFDMPPGSLMRVVCGRRPVRLVRLWEGVFTDRLVHKFGLPVRSWRERRTGGRSV; from the coding sequence GTGACCAGCGAACGTGAAGTGCTTCTCGTGGCGCACCCGGACCGGGACCACACGCGGGAGGCCGCACGCGAGGTGTCAGCGCGGTTCACGAAGGCCGGGATCCGGCTGCGCGTGACCGACGAAGAGGTGCGTCAGCTCATCGACCCCGACGGCTGTATGGACATGCCCTGCACCGTCGTGGCGCCGCAGGACGACCCCGCGCGCGGAGCGGAGCTCGTGTTCGTGCTCGGCGGCGACGGCACGCTGCTGCGCGCGGCCGAGCTCGCGCGGCCCGCGGGCGTGCCGGTGCTCGGGGTGAACCTGGGCCGCGTCGGTTTCCTGGCCGAGGCCGACTCCGACGCGCTCGCCGACGCCGTGCAGCGTGTGGTCGACCGCGAGTACCAGGTCGAGGACCGGATGACGATCGACGTCACCGTCACCCACGGTGGCGTCGAGCTCTACCGCACGTGGGCCCTCAACGAGGCCAGCGTGGAGAAGTTCTCGCGCGAGCGCGTGCTCGACGCGCTGATCGAGGTCGACGGCCGCCCGGTCTCGTCCTTCGGCTGCGACGGCGTGCTGTGCGCGACGCCGACCGGCTCCACCGCGTACGCCTTCTCCGCCGGCGGCCCGATCATGTGGCCTGACGTCGAGGCGCTGCTCGTGGTGCCCAGCAACGCCCACGCCCTGTTCGCGCGTCCGCTCGTGGTCTCGCCCGACTCCGTGATCACCGTGGGCATCGACCCGTCGGGCCATAGCGCCGTCCTGACCTGCGACGGGCTGCGCAGCTTCGACATGCCGCCGGGCTCGCTCATGCGCGTCGTCTGCGGCCGCCGGCCGGTGCGGCTCGTGCGGCTGTGGGAAGGCGTGTTCACCGACCGGCTGGTGCACAAGTTCGGCCTGCCGGTGCGCAGCTGGCGCGAACGGCGCACCGGCGGCCGCTCGGTCTGA
- a CDS encoding copper transporter: MISLRYHIVSITACFLALAVGVVLGSTALNGSLLSGLSDQKKDLGTQVSDLEAQRNALNARLADSDAFAGSMGPKVVAGTLDKRTVVLVTTEDARPADRDAIKQLVQQSGASVTGELQLTDAFTDPEKADQLRDVVTRLQPAGSQFPTAGDSGTLAGALLGSVLLLDKTTAKPQSTGDELAAALGGLTDGGFVKPSQGVQPAQLAIVLTGSQQTGEGAGDRAATIARFATQLDRSGAGTVLTGDSGSADGSGPIGVVRADTSATSILSTVDNVDSAAGRVATLLALREQLDGGSGRYGTGGNAQAPAPGVGSSAGN; the protein is encoded by the coding sequence GTGATTTCCCTGCGGTACCACATCGTTTCCATCACGGCGTGCTTCCTCGCGCTGGCCGTCGGCGTGGTCCTGGGCTCCACCGCGCTCAACGGCTCGCTGCTCTCAGGCCTGTCGGACCAGAAGAAGGACCTCGGCACGCAGGTCTCCGACCTCGAGGCGCAGCGCAACGCGCTCAACGCGCGCCTGGCCGACTCCGACGCGTTCGCCGGGTCGATGGGCCCGAAGGTCGTGGCCGGCACGCTCGACAAGCGCACGGTGGTGCTCGTGACCACCGAGGACGCCCGCCCGGCCGACCGCGACGCGATCAAGCAGCTCGTGCAGCAGTCCGGCGCCTCCGTCACGGGGGAGCTGCAGCTCACCGACGCGTTCACCGACCCGGAGAAGGCCGACCAGCTGCGCGACGTCGTCACGCGCCTGCAGCCGGCCGGTTCGCAGTTCCCGACCGCGGGTGACTCCGGGACGCTCGCCGGCGCGCTGCTCGGTTCGGTGCTGCTGCTCGACAAGACCACGGCGAAGCCGCAGTCCACAGGGGACGAACTGGCCGCGGCGCTCGGTGGCCTCACCGACGGCGGTTTCGTGAAGCCCAGCCAGGGCGTGCAGCCGGCGCAGCTGGCGATCGTGCTCACGGGTTCCCAGCAGACGGGGGAGGGCGCGGGCGACCGTGCGGCCACGATCGCGCGGTTCGCGACGCAGCTCGACCGCTCCGGTGCGGGCACGGTGCTCACCGGCGACTCGGGTTCGGCCGACGGTTCCGGCCCGATCGGCGTGGTGCGCGCCGACACCTCCGCCACCTCGATCCTGTCCACTGTGGACAACGTCGACTCCGCCGCCGGCCGCGTCGCGACGCTGCTGGCCCTGCGCGAGCAGCTCGACGGCGGCTCCGGCCGCTACGGCACCGGCGGCAACGCCCAGGCGCCCGCACCGGGTGTCGGGTCTTCGGCCGGGAACTAG
- a CDS encoding carbohydrate-binding protein, whose translation MMFSLYDLDPNATLFHDVVNGLAGSTAGCGTTPPTTPTTPTNPTTPTTPTSPPTTPTTPGGGSCSAAAWSATQAYTGGAVVSYNGHQWTAKWWTQGDTPGGSQNVWTDNGVCSQGGTTTPPGGTCPAAWSATQAYSGGATVSYNGHQWIAKWWTQGDTPGGSQNVWTDSGSC comes from the coding sequence ATGATGTTCTCGCTCTACGACCTCGACCCGAACGCGACGCTGTTCCACGACGTCGTCAACGGGCTGGCCGGCTCCACGGCGGGCTGCGGCACCACGCCGCCGACCACACCCACCACCCCGACAAACCCCACCACGCCGACCACTCCGACGTCTCCGCCCACGACCCCGACCACCCCGGGCGGTGGCTCGTGCTCGGCGGCGGCGTGGAGCGCGACGCAGGCGTACACCGGCGGTGCCGTCGTCTCGTACAACGGGCACCAATGGACGGCCAAGTGGTGGACGCAGGGCGACACCCCGGGCGGCAGCCAGAACGTGTGGACTGACAACGGAGTCTGCTCGCAAGGCGGCACGACCACGCCGCCGGGTGGCACCTGCCCGGCCGCGTGGAGCGCGACGCAGGCCTACAGCGGCGGCGCCACCGTGTCCTACAACGGGCACCAGTGGATCGCGAAGTGGTGGACGCAGGGCGACACCCCCGGCGGCAGCCAGAACGTGTGGACCGACAGCGGCTCCTGCTGA
- a CDS encoding DUF1266 domain-containing protein has protein sequence MIWAAVADVEAELARARRDGDLDRFLGLLGDEELFVPMLREDAEKLAGEQGWSSARACCRERSLRLFTRGALPDLGADVVFLSGDLDWALHGVGADEQVVFNPGTLGEWRVPGSAVLPWLDANPHRVTAVEQQVERLNTARYGHFDGPLAHALACGAHQAVLTAEPWNVLDARYHDYVAEVRGLRDWWGVSDAAGWRAAMNDLVGPGYTLTPGNLVLVLRARYGAGLDPWSWAELVVRWCADNGAQDQAPALTEVLRRVVRYEQRFRADGLLPPSGVVGTTIGWDVARAVAMARWGLAVGHCDPLTAELMVLEAGAVARRYHQSWAELSASYVMGRALALDEEEFGEEYTSAVRVHHLLLQDPASPWLNLSFAAAEPTIQP, from the coding sequence ATGATCTGGGCCGCGGTGGCCGACGTCGAGGCGGAGCTCGCCCGCGCTCGGCGCGACGGCGATCTCGACCGGTTCCTCGGGCTGCTCGGCGATGAAGAGCTGTTCGTGCCGATGCTCCGGGAAGACGCGGAGAAACTCGCGGGCGAACAGGGTTGGTCGTCGGCCAGAGCCTGCTGCCGTGAGCGTTCGCTGCGGTTGTTCACGCGCGGCGCGCTGCCCGACCTCGGCGCCGACGTGGTGTTCCTCAGCGGCGACCTCGACTGGGCGCTGCACGGGGTCGGCGCCGACGAGCAGGTGGTGTTCAACCCCGGCACCCTCGGTGAGTGGCGCGTGCCCGGTTCGGCCGTGCTGCCGTGGCTCGACGCGAACCCGCACCGCGTCACGGCGGTCGAGCAGCAGGTCGAGCGGCTCAACACCGCGCGCTACGGGCACTTCGACGGGCCGCTGGCCCACGCGCTCGCGTGCGGCGCGCACCAGGCCGTGCTCACGGCCGAGCCGTGGAACGTGCTCGACGCGCGCTACCACGACTACGTCGCCGAGGTCCGCGGCCTGCGGGACTGGTGGGGCGTGTCCGACGCGGCCGGCTGGCGCGCCGCGATGAACGACCTCGTCGGTCCCGGCTACACGCTCACGCCGGGCAACCTGGTCCTCGTGCTGCGCGCCCGCTACGGCGCGGGGCTCGATCCGTGGTCGTGGGCCGAGCTCGTGGTGCGCTGGTGCGCGGACAACGGCGCGCAGGACCAGGCACCCGCGCTCACCGAAGTCCTGCGCCGCGTTGTGCGCTACGAACAGCGCTTCCGGGCCGACGGGTTGCTGCCACCCTCCGGCGTCGTCGGGACCACGATCGGGTGGGACGTCGCCCGTGCGGTGGCGATGGCGCGGTGGGGCCTGGCGGTGGGTCACTGCGATCCGCTCACGGCCGAGCTGATGGTGCTCGAGGCCGGCGCGGTGGCGCGTCGCTACCACCAGTCATGGGCCGAGCTGTCCGCGAGCTATGTCATGGGCCGGGCTCTCGCGCTGGACGAGGAGGAGTTCGGCGAGGAGTACACCTCGGCCGTGCGAGTCCATCACCTGCTGCTACAAGATCCCGCCAGTCCTTGGCTGAACCTCTCGTTCGCCGCGGCGGAACCCACCATCCAACCCTGA
- a CDS encoding HAD-IIA family hydrolase yields the protein MSDALLAGYDAVLFDLDGTVYHGSQVIEGAPEAVGAVREQGAAVRYVTNNASKAPADVVAHLRSLGLDAAVDEVHTSAQAAAAVLGERLPAGAHVLVVGTDSLAAEVAAAGLGTVRKVDDDVAAVVQGHSPETGWADLAEAALAIRAGALWVACNVDATLPTERGLLPGNGSMVAALRTATDTEPVVAGKPQPLLFETAARSADSNRPLVVGDRLDTDIAGAVAAGMDVLAVLSGVATPTGLLTAIPAERPTHLAADLTALTQRAEDLKIGPRPGWEIVTGDVLTVRGSGDTLDLLRALCHAAWASGVTEVRAEGDAAEAALTGLRLA from the coding sequence ATGAGTGACGCGCTCCTCGCGGGCTACGACGCGGTGCTGTTCGACCTGGACGGCACCGTGTACCACGGCTCGCAGGTGATCGAGGGCGCGCCGGAGGCGGTCGGGGCCGTGCGGGAGCAGGGCGCGGCCGTCCGGTACGTCACGAACAACGCGTCGAAGGCGCCGGCCGACGTCGTCGCGCATCTCCGATCGCTGGGTCTCGACGCGGCCGTCGACGAGGTGCACACGAGTGCCCAGGCCGCCGCCGCGGTGCTCGGCGAGCGCCTGCCAGCCGGTGCGCACGTGCTGGTCGTGGGCACGGACTCGCTGGCCGCCGAAGTGGCAGCGGCCGGGCTGGGCACCGTGCGGAAGGTCGACGACGACGTCGCGGCCGTCGTGCAGGGGCATTCGCCCGAGACCGGCTGGGCCGACCTCGCCGAGGCGGCGCTGGCGATCCGCGCGGGCGCGCTGTGGGTTGCCTGCAACGTCGACGCGACCCTGCCCACCGAGCGCGGCCTGTTGCCGGGCAACGGTTCCATGGTCGCCGCGCTGCGCACGGCCACCGACACGGAACCGGTCGTCGCGGGCAAACCGCAGCCGCTGCTGTTCGAGACGGCCGCGCGGTCGGCCGACTCGAACCGGCCGCTCGTGGTGGGCGACCGGCTCGACACCGACATCGCCGGTGCCGTCGCCGCGGGCATGGACGTGCTCGCGGTGCTCTCCGGCGTCGCGACGCCCACCGGTCTCCTGACCGCGATCCCGGCGGAACGGCCCACGCACCTGGCCGCCGACCTGACCGCGCTCACGCAGCGCGCCGAGGACCTGAAGATCGGTCCCCGGCCGGGCTGGGAGATCGTGACGGGCGACGTGCTGACCGTGCGCGGCAGCGGCGACACCCTCGACCTGCTCCGCGCGCTGTGCCACGCGGCGTGGGCGAGCGGCGTGACCGAGGTCCGGGCCGAAGGCGACGCGGCCGAGGCGGCGCTGACCGGGCTGCGCCTGGCCTGA
- a CDS encoding DNA-3-methyladenine glycosylase has protein sequence MDRLFRREELALDPVDLGHLLLGAVLEADAPDGTVGVRLVEVEAYRGFDDPASHSFRGKTPRNALMWGPAGYLYVYFVYGMHFCANVISGEEDEPGGVLLRAGEVVQGADLVRARRPNVRGNGEIAKGPAILTSVLRVDLTQNGVDLTDPSSPVRLRVGERVPPARVRSGPRVGVATGIDTPWRFWVDGSPAVSAYRRGGKRRQVRPAG, from the coding sequence GTGGACCGGTTGTTCCGGCGCGAGGAACTGGCACTGGACCCGGTCGACCTGGGGCACCTGCTGCTCGGCGCGGTCCTCGAGGCCGACGCGCCCGACGGCACCGTCGGCGTGCGGCTGGTGGAGGTCGAGGCCTACCGCGGCTTCGACGATCCGGCGTCGCACAGCTTCCGCGGCAAGACCCCGCGCAACGCCCTGATGTGGGGGCCGGCGGGATACCTGTACGTGTACTTCGTCTACGGCATGCACTTCTGCGCCAACGTCATCAGCGGCGAAGAAGACGAGCCCGGCGGGGTGCTCCTGCGCGCCGGCGAAGTGGTTCAGGGCGCGGACCTCGTGCGCGCCCGGCGCCCCAACGTCCGCGGGAACGGCGAGATCGCCAAGGGCCCCGCCATCCTCACGTCCGTGCTGCGCGTCGATCTCACGCAGAACGGCGTGGACCTCACGGATCCGTCCTCGCCGGTCCGGCTGCGCGTGGGGGAGCGAGTGCCGCCGGCGCGGGTCCGCAGCGGCCCGCGCGTCGGCGTCGCCACGGGAATCGACACGCCGTGGCGGTTCTGGGTCGACGGCTCGCCTGCCGTGTCCGCCTATCGGCGCGGTGGCAAACGGCGGCAGGTGCGCCCCGCGGGTTAG
- a CDS encoding TlyA family RNA methyltransferase: protein MPKRARLDAELVRRGLARSREQASALITGGKVSVRGMVASKPATGVESDAPIVVKDEDDPGWASRGAHKLLGALEKFGPEGLAVEGRRCLDAGASTGGFTDVLLRNGAATVIAADVGRGLLDWRLRTDERVVVLDRTNVRNLTPEALGGQVDLVVGDLSFISLKLVLPALAECAREGADLVPMVKPQFEVGKDRLGSGGVVRDPELRVQSVVDVIAEAAKLGLALRGVVASPLPGPSGNVEYFVWLRRDLRHQDPGELAAADGTVDGVERLVRAAVQEGPQ, encoded by the coding sequence GTGCCCAAACGGGCCCGCCTCGACGCGGAGCTGGTCCGCCGCGGCCTGGCCCGCTCGCGGGAACAGGCGTCGGCACTGATCACCGGCGGCAAGGTCTCCGTGCGCGGCATGGTCGCGAGCAAACCCGCCACCGGCGTCGAGTCCGACGCGCCCATCGTGGTGAAGGACGAGGACGACCCCGGCTGGGCCTCGCGCGGCGCGCACAAACTCCTGGGCGCGCTGGAGAAGTTCGGCCCCGAAGGCCTCGCAGTCGAGGGCCGCCGCTGCCTCGACGCCGGCGCGTCCACCGGCGGGTTCACCGACGTGCTGTTGCGCAACGGCGCCGCGACCGTGATCGCCGCCGACGTGGGCCGCGGCCTGCTCGACTGGCGGCTGCGGACCGACGAACGCGTGGTCGTGCTCGACCGCACGAACGTGCGCAACCTGACGCCGGAGGCACTCGGCGGCCAGGTCGACCTCGTCGTCGGCGACCTGTCCTTCATCTCGCTCAAGCTCGTGCTGCCCGCGCTCGCCGAGTGCGCGCGCGAAGGCGCCGACCTCGTGCCCATGGTCAAGCCGCAGTTCGAGGTCGGCAAGGACCGCCTCGGCAGCGGCGGCGTGGTCCGCGATCCCGAGCTGCGCGTGCAGTCCGTGGTCGACGTCATCGCCGAAGCCGCGAAGCTGGGGCTCGCGCTGCGCGGGGTCGTCGCGAGCCCGTTGCCCGGCCCGTCCGGCAACGTCGAGTACTTCGTGTGGCTGCGGCGAGATCTTCGGCATCAAGATCCGGGCGAACTCGCGGCCGCCGATGGCACTGTGGACGGTGTCGAGCGGCTCGTGCGGGCCGCCGTCCAGGAAGGACCCCAGTGA
- the recN gene encoding DNA repair protein RecN produces MLAEMRIQGLGVIEDALLELHPGFTVVTGETGAGKTMVVTGLHLLSGGRAEASKVRNGMLKAFVEGRFTLDKADTASRIVTDAGADIDEDGSVIALRTVAVDGRSRAHLGGRSVPVGVLADLSEQVIAVHGQNDQLRLLRPSEQRAVIDRFAGPAVGEPLTAYREVREEWLAVIGELTERSTRSREMAQQADLLKHGLTEIDAVAPEPGEDVELTEQIKRLMAVDELRASATEAHVAVSGSQDGDPDAPGALGLVGEALRRLASAEDAALRELVPRLEEASMLLTDVGAELGGYIEGLDADPALLEKVLARQADLKRLTRKYAADVDGVLVWADDARRRLESMDTSEEALAELARRRDELAAKLGDHATAVSAARGKAAAELASAITKELSGLAMGQAELEITVEQKPAEHGDRQALAIDGHAVHAGADGIDEVELLLRAHDGAPPLPVHKAASGGELSRVMLAIEVVLAHADTVQTLVFDEVDAGVGGRAAVEIGRRLSRLARTHQVLVVTHLPQVAAFADQHLVVDKGTSGGVTRSGVKTLRQPDRVKELARMLAGMDGTETGRAHAEELLAVAEKDKAAAEPKRKRAKKG; encoded by the coding sequence GTGCTGGCCGAGATGCGCATCCAGGGCCTCGGAGTCATCGAGGACGCCCTGCTGGAACTGCACCCGGGTTTCACCGTTGTGACCGGTGAGACGGGCGCCGGGAAGACCATGGTCGTGACCGGGCTGCACCTGCTCTCCGGTGGGCGGGCCGAAGCGTCGAAGGTCCGGAACGGAATGCTCAAGGCCTTCGTCGAGGGGCGCTTCACCCTCGACAAGGCCGATACCGCGAGCCGCATCGTCACCGACGCGGGCGCGGACATCGACGAGGACGGCAGCGTGATCGCGCTGCGCACGGTGGCCGTCGACGGGCGGTCGAGAGCCCACCTGGGCGGCCGGTCCGTGCCGGTCGGCGTGCTGGCGGACCTGTCCGAGCAGGTGATCGCCGTGCACGGGCAGAACGACCAGCTGCGGCTGCTGCGCCCGAGCGAGCAGCGCGCGGTGATCGACCGGTTCGCGGGCCCCGCGGTCGGCGAGCCGCTCACCGCCTACCGCGAGGTGCGCGAGGAGTGGCTGGCCGTGATCGGCGAGCTCACCGAGCGCTCCACCCGTTCGCGCGAGATGGCGCAGCAGGCCGACCTGCTCAAGCACGGTCTCACCGAGATCGACGCCGTCGCGCCCGAGCCGGGCGAGGACGTGGAGCTCACCGAGCAGATCAAGCGGCTGATGGCCGTCGACGAGCTGCGCGCTTCGGCGACCGAAGCGCACGTCGCGGTCTCGGGTTCGCAGGACGGCGACCCCGACGCGCCCGGTGCGCTCGGCCTCGTCGGCGAAGCCTTGCGACGCCTGGCCTCGGCCGAGGACGCGGCGCTGCGGGAGCTCGTGCCGCGGCTGGAAGAAGCGTCCATGTTGCTCACCGATGTCGGTGCGGAGCTGGGCGGGTACATCGAGGGGCTCGACGCCGACCCGGCGCTGCTGGAGAAGGTGCTGGCACGCCAGGCCGATCTCAAGCGGCTCACCCGCAAGTACGCGGCCGACGTCGACGGCGTGCTGGTCTGGGCCGACGACGCGCGCCGCCGGCTCGAGTCGATGGACACCTCCGAGGAGGCGCTCGCCGAGCTGGCCCGCCGCCGCGACGAGCTCGCCGCGAAGCTGGGCGACCACGCCACCGCGGTGTCGGCGGCGCGCGGCAAGGCCGCGGCCGAGCTGGCGTCGGCGATCACCAAGGAGCTCTCCGGCCTCGCGATGGGGCAGGCGGAGCTGGAGATCACCGTCGAGCAGAAGCCGGCCGAACACGGCGACCGCCAGGCGCTCGCGATCGACGGCCACGCGGTCCACGCCGGTGCGGACGGCATCGACGAGGTCGAGCTGCTGCTGCGCGCCCACGACGGCGCGCCGCCGCTGCCGGTGCACAAGGCGGCCTCCGGTGGTGAGCTCTCGCGCGTGATGCTGGCCATCGAGGTGGTCCTCGCCCACGCCGACACCGTGCAGACGCTGGTGTTCGACGAGGTCGACGCCGGCGTCGGCGGGCGCGCGGCGGTCGAGATCGGCCGTCGGCTGTCCCGGCTCGCGCGCACGCACCAGGTCCTCGTGGTGACGCACCTGCCGCAGGTCGCCGCCTTCGCCGACCAGCACCTGGTGGTGGACAAGGGCACCAGCGGCGGCGTCACGCGAAGCGGCGTGAAGACGCTGAGGCAGCCCGACCGCGTGAAGGAGCTGGCGCGCATGCTCGCCGGCATGGACGGCACGGAGACCGGCCGCGCCCACGCCGAGGAGCTGCTCGCGGTGGCGGAGAAGGACAAGGCCGCCGCCGAGCCGAAACGCAAGCGCGCCAAGAAGGGCTGA